Genomic window (Salvelinus fontinalis isolate EN_2023a chromosome 3, ASM2944872v1, whole genome shotgun sequence):
GACACCAGGAGGCTCTTTGCCGTCGCCCAGCGCTGCACCGAATCCCTCCTGTTGCCTCGCCCTGGCCAGCTTTGCAAGAGACAGGAATGACTTAGGTTCTGTGATGGCAAGGTCGCTCAGAACACGTCGATTCACCTCAACACTACTCTGTAACGGGAGAGAAAAGGGATGGAAATGTAAATAAATATACACCTTGAACTAACAAAAATCTAAGGAGAACTTAGGATTTGAGTTACAACATTAAGGAGTGGGATAAGAGGGTAGTGCAGAGGGTTTTTACAGTAAAGTACATAAAATCAATCATGTAACATTCTATTTGTACCATTCATCCCTATTTGTTATTAATATATAACATTTTCAGTGAATCCCCTCCAGCTAATGTTTTTCTTTTCTAAGTATCTTCTGTGCTCTGATTACATGTGGTTGCCCTCCTAATAGAGCCGCTGCATCATTGTAAATCAGACCTTGGGAACAAAAATGCCATACAGCGGTGTACTGAATTCTCACTAGCTGAGACAGAGTGGTAACTAGGTTAAaacatatactgtaggcctactgtactgaCCTTCACCAGGTTGTGCATAAGGGCGGGGTACTTCATGCCGTGCTCCCGTGATGCTGCTGCGATGCGTGAGATCCACAACTGATGAAAGACATTGTTTTAGGATCACACAATAGCAATCATctacattagaggtcgaccgattaaaatcggggccgatttcaagttttcataacaatcggaaatctgtatttttgggtgCCGATTAAcggttttttttttacacctttatttaactaggcaagtcggttaagaacacattcttattttcaatgacggcctaggaacaacagacttttaaccttgtcagctcgggggatccaatcttgcaaccatacagttaactagtctaatgctctaacactgattacattgcactccacgaggagcctgtctGTGCcgtgaatgcagtaagctaaggtaaattgctagctagcattaaacttatcttataaaaaacaatcaatgactgtcattgctccaatgtgtacgtaaccataaacatcaatgcc
Coding sequences:
- the mrpl20 gene encoding 39S ribosomal protein L20, mitochondrial gives rise to the protein MVFLTLSCWIRNRGPDRYWKVQEVLSNARHFRGRKNRCYSLAVRAVRRAFVYATKARKIKRRNMRTLWISRIAAASREHGMKYPALMHNLVKSSVEVNRRVLSDLAITEPKSFLSLAKLARARQQEGFGAALGDGKEPPGVFSRIVTLQ